The following nucleotide sequence is from Streptomyces sp. HUAS CB01.
CATTTACCTACGGGCAGGAGGGACGGGGCGACACCGCTCCGTATGGATGGACGTGAAGCGATACTTCCGTGGGCCGGTCATGTGGATCGTGCTGGCCGTCCTCGCCGTGGTCGTGCTGATGCAGGTCGTCGGCTCGTCGGGCGGCTACAAGACGGTGGACACCGCGAAGGTTGTCCAGGCGATCAACAAGAACCAGGTCGAGCAGGCCAAGCTGACCACCGGCGACGAGCAGATCATCAAGATCGAGCTGAAGGACGGCCAGAAGGTCGACGGCAGCGACAAGGTCCAGGCGAGCTACATCGGCGACCAGGGCGTCGAGCTGGCCACGACCCTGCAGCAGAAGTACGACGCGGGTGAGATCGAGAAGGGCTACACGGTCTCGCCCGAGCGGCAGAGCCCGTTCCTCTCGGTGCTCCTCTCGCTGCTGCCCTTCGTGCTCATCGTGGTCGTCTTCCTGTTCCTGATGAACCAGATGCAGGGCGGCGGCTCCCGGGTCATGAACTTCGGGAAGTCCAAGGCCAAGCTCATCACCAAGGACACACCGAAGACCACCTTCTCCGACGTGGCCGGGTCCGACGAGGCCGTCGAGGAGCTCCAGGAGATCAAGGAGTTCCTGCAGGAGCCGGCGAAGTTCCAGGCCGTCGGCGCCAAGATCCCGAAGGGCGTGCTGCTGTACGGCCCGCCCGGTACGGGCAAGACGCTGCTCGCGCGCGCCGTCGCGGGCGAGGCGGGCGTGCCGTTCTACTCGATCTCCGGCTCCGACTTCGTCGAGATGTTCGTCGGTGTCGGTGCCTCCCGGGTCCGTGACCTCTTCGAGCAGGCCAAGGCGAACGCCCCGGCGATCGTCTTCGTCGACGAGATCGACGCGGTGGGCCGCCACCGCGGTGCCGGCCTCGGCGGTGGTCACGACGAGCGCGAGCAGACCCTGAACCAGCTCCTCGTCGAGATGGACGGCTTCGACGTGAAGGGCGGCGTCATCCTGATCGCCGCCACCAACCGGCCGGACATCCTCGACCCGGCGCTGCTCCGCCCGGGCCGTTTCGACCGGCAGATCGCCGTCGACCGCCCGGACATGCAGGGCCGCCTGGAGATCCTCAAGGTGCACCAGAAGGGCAAGCCGGTCGCCCCGGACGTCGACCTCTCGGCCGTCGCCCGCCGCACCCCCGGCTTCACCGGTGCCGATCTGTCGAACGTGCTGAACGAGGCCGCCCTGCTGACGGCCCGCAGCGACAAGAAGCTGATCGACAACCACTTCCTGGACGAGGCCATCGACCGCGTCGTCGCGGGCCCGCAGAAGCGGACCCGGATCATGTCCGACAAGGAGAAGAAGATCACCGCG
It contains:
- the ftsH gene encoding ATP-dependent zinc metalloprotease FtsH, producing the protein MDVKRYFRGPVMWIVLAVLAVVVLMQVVGSSGGYKTVDTAKVVQAINKNQVEQAKLTTGDEQIIKIELKDGQKVDGSDKVQASYIGDQGVELATTLQQKYDAGEIEKGYTVSPERQSPFLSVLLSLLPFVLIVVVFLFLMNQMQGGGSRVMNFGKSKAKLITKDTPKTTFSDVAGSDEAVEELQEIKEFLQEPAKFQAVGAKIPKGVLLYGPPGTGKTLLARAVAGEAGVPFYSISGSDFVEMFVGVGASRVRDLFEQAKANAPAIVFVDEIDAVGRHRGAGLGGGHDEREQTLNQLLVEMDGFDVKGGVILIAATNRPDILDPALLRPGRFDRQIAVDRPDMQGRLEILKVHQKGKPVAPDVDLSAVARRTPGFTGADLSNVLNEAALLTARSDKKLIDNHFLDEAIDRVVAGPQKRTRIMSDKEKKITAYHEGGHALVAAASPNSDPVHKITILSRGRALGYTMVLPDEDKYSTTRNEMLDQLAYMLGGRAAEELVFHDPTTGAANDIEKATATARAMVTQYGMTERLGAIKFGGDNTEPFLGREMAHQRDYSEEVAALVDEEVKKLIETAHNEAWEILVENRDVLDNLVLALLEKETLGKEEIAEIFAPIVKRPARPAWTGSSRRTPSTRPPVLSPKELALTNGANGTSAPTVTDVTKAPKEAVQEERPEA